In Rhizobium sp. ARZ01, a genomic segment contains:
- a CDS encoding NAD(P)/FAD-dependent oxidoreductase: MQKFDVLIVGGGHNGLVTACYLQRAGLKVAVLEKNGWIGGAATSRELSPGFLYSNCSYVCSLFRPEIMRDLELPKHGLQVVAYEGGAVFTRDGDYLASYRDHDSHRREFARYSKRDAEAYDRYSRDVTRQCRFIQPLLMRTAPDPFGFRPRDLSELLYLAKKFGEFTPREMAETLRFWTMSISDFLDEYFETDVIKAYLAISGIIGTALGPMSPGTAYVLLHHYMGEVDGSVGAWGYARGGMGAVTQALSRSFAAAGGTIRTDAEVAKILSRGGRTTGVVLACGEEVRANLVVSNADVKRTFLKLVDEADLPERFVHRVKHFKIRGSSGKVNIALDSLPEFPALPNGSSCIRGDLHFTDSIERMERAYDDWKAGRWSADPMLDTMIPTTLDPTMTSPGKHFMSCFVQYCPPKIERREWTDADRDAFAETVVSQIADYSPGFRDRIVHMEVRTPRELENEVGLTEGNIFQGELTFDQLLFNRPVPGYAQYRSPIAGLYMCGSSTHPGGGVMGAPGRNAAIEILRDLKRSPEQMSKAHDVI, translated from the coding sequence ATGCAAAAATTCGATGTCCTGATCGTCGGCGGCGGCCACAACGGACTGGTGACGGCATGCTACCTGCAGCGCGCCGGCTTGAAGGTCGCCGTCCTGGAGAAGAACGGCTGGATTGGCGGCGCCGCCACCAGCCGCGAACTGTCCCCCGGCTTTCTCTATTCCAACTGCTCCTACGTCTGCTCGCTGTTTCGCCCGGAAATCATGCGCGACCTCGAATTGCCGAAGCATGGTCTCCAGGTCGTGGCGTATGAGGGCGGTGCGGTCTTCACCCGCGACGGAGACTATCTCGCCTCCTACCGCGACCACGACAGCCACCGTCGCGAGTTTGCCCGTTATTCGAAGCGCGATGCCGAAGCCTATGACCGCTACAGCCGCGACGTCACCCGGCAGTGCCGCTTCATCCAGCCGCTGCTGATGCGCACTGCGCCAGATCCCTTCGGCTTCCGCCCGCGCGACCTGTCAGAGTTGCTCTATCTGGCGAAGAAGTTTGGCGAATTCACCCCGAGAGAGATGGCCGAGACGCTACGCTTCTGGACCATGTCGATATCGGATTTCCTCGACGAATATTTCGAGACCGACGTAATCAAAGCCTATCTGGCGATCTCCGGTATCATCGGCACGGCGCTGGGGCCGATGTCGCCCGGCACGGCCTATGTGCTCCTGCACCACTATATGGGAGAGGTCGACGGGTCGGTCGGCGCATGGGGTTATGCACGCGGCGGCATGGGTGCTGTGACACAGGCGCTGTCGCGCTCGTTCGCCGCGGCCGGCGGCACGATCCGCACCGATGCGGAAGTAGCGAAAATTCTGAGCCGCGGCGGCAGGACCACCGGGGTCGTTCTGGCGTGCGGCGAAGAGGTTCGCGCAAATCTCGTCGTCTCGAATGCCGACGTGAAGCGCACGTTCCTCAAGCTCGTCGACGAGGCGGATTTGCCGGAACGTTTCGTCCACCGTGTGAAGCATTTCAAGATACGGGGTTCCTCCGGCAAGGTGAACATTGCGCTCGACAGCCTGCCGGAGTTCCCGGCGCTACCGAACGGCTCCTCGTGCATCCGCGGCGACCTGCACTTCACAGACTCGATCGAGCGAATGGAACGCGCCTATGACGACTGGAAGGCCGGGCGGTGGTCGGCAGACCCCATGCTGGACACGATGATCCCGACGACGCTCGACCCGACGATGACCTCGCCGGGCAAGCACTTCATGAGTTGCTTCGTGCAGTACTGCCCGCCGAAGATCGAAAGGCGGGAGTGGACCGACGCCGACCGCGATGCCTTCGCCGAAACCGTTGTCAGCCAGATCGCCGACTATTCTCCCGGCTTCCGCGACCGCATCGTCCACATGGAGGTCCGCACCCCGCGGGAACTGGAAAACGAAGTGGGACTCACCGAGGGCAACATCTTCCAAGGCGAACTGACGTTCGATCAATTGCTCTTCAATCGGCCGGTGCCCGGCTATGCCCAGTACCGCAGCCCGATCGCCGGGCTCTACATGTGCGGCTCCTCCACCCATCCCGGTGGTGGCGTCATGGGGGCACCGGGACGCAACGCCGCCATAGAAATCCTTCGCGACCTGAAGCGCAGCCCCGAACAGATGAGCAAGGCCCATGACGTCATTTGA
- a CDS encoding aminotransferase has product MAAIPKTTNADVEAPASDELTLFAERHLVQPWPVSGSIGAEARGRLESGEGIYVTDAAGRQLIDGPAGMWCVNAGHRRKELADVMAEQAMELSYNSPWYTTNAPSAVLSKRLADHAPVGVDHVFYTTGGSSAVETALRFMQFANNVKGRPEKKLIVSRQGGYHGSTYLSASLNGRPRDHDWMDSAVEQVIKLTCPNPFRRPEGGGEAEFCDVLVAEFRDVIEKVGAERIGAFIAEPIMASGGVIIPPEGYLARMRELCRENDILFIADEVVTAFGRLGHVFASKDVFGLDPDMITFAKGVTSGYFPLGGVMIAGRLFEELRQSNHSDAMFAHGLTYSSHPVGCAVALKNLDILEGGLLDHARAVSDHFQSSLKALEDLPLVGEVRGLGLMACVECVADRASNNPLTLDLEVGKRIDNHCQELGLLVRPLINMCVMSPPLTITKSQIDRMATILRRGIELTMDDLVREGLWRG; this is encoded by the coding sequence ATGGCTGCGATACCGAAGACGACCAATGCGGACGTTGAGGCGCCAGCATCCGACGAATTGACGCTCTTTGCCGAGCGCCACTTGGTGCAGCCGTGGCCTGTGTCCGGATCCATCGGCGCCGAGGCGCGCGGGCGGCTGGAGTCCGGCGAGGGGATCTATGTCACCGACGCGGCCGGACGGCAACTGATCGACGGTCCTGCCGGCATGTGGTGCGTCAACGCCGGCCACCGGCGCAAGGAACTGGCCGATGTCATGGCCGAGCAGGCCATGGAGCTGTCGTATAACTCGCCCTGGTATACGACGAACGCGCCGTCTGCAGTCCTCTCGAAGCGACTGGCCGATCACGCGCCGGTCGGCGTTGATCACGTCTTCTACACCACCGGTGGATCGTCTGCGGTGGAGACGGCCCTTCGTTTCATGCAGTTTGCCAACAACGTGAAGGGGCGCCCGGAGAAGAAGCTGATCGTCTCGCGCCAGGGAGGCTATCACGGATCCACCTATCTCTCTGCCTCGTTAAACGGCCGTCCGCGTGATCACGACTGGATGGACAGTGCCGTCGAGCAGGTCATCAAGCTGACCTGTCCCAATCCCTTCCGTCGGCCCGAGGGTGGGGGAGAGGCGGAGTTTTGCGACGTACTCGTGGCCGAGTTCCGTGATGTGATCGAAAAGGTGGGCGCCGAGCGTATCGGAGCGTTCATTGCCGAGCCGATCATGGCATCGGGCGGCGTGATCATCCCGCCAGAGGGCTACCTTGCCCGTATGCGCGAGCTCTGCCGGGAGAACGACATTCTCTTCATCGCCGATGAGGTGGTGACGGCCTTCGGCCGGCTCGGCCATGTCTTTGCGTCGAAGGACGTCTTCGGGCTCGATCCTGATATGATCACGTTCGCCAAGGGCGTGACATCCGGCTACTTCCCGCTCGGCGGCGTCATGATCGCGGGCCGGCTGTTCGAGGAACTGCGCCAATCAAATCATTCTGACGCCATGTTCGCGCATGGCCTGACCTATTCCAGCCATCCGGTCGGGTGCGCGGTCGCGCTGAAGAACCTCGACATCCTTGAAGGCGGTCTGCTCGATCACGCGCGCGCCGTATCGGATCACTTCCAGTCGAGTCTCAAGGCGCTGGAAGACCTGCCGCTGGTCGGCGAGGTGCGGGGGCTTGGGTTGATGGCCTGCGTCGAATGCGTCGCCGACCGCGCCAGCAACAATCCGCTGACGCTCGACCTGGAAGTCGGAAAACGCATCGACAACCATTGCCAGGAACTGGGACTGCTGGTGCGGCCGCTCATCAACATGTGCGTCATGTCTCCGCCGCTGACGATCACAAAGAGCCAGATCGACCGCATGGCCACAATCCTGCGCCGCGGCATCGAATTGACCATGGACGACCTGGTGCGCGAGGGCCTGTGGCGCGGATGA
- a CDS encoding ABC transporter ATP-binding protein: MISIENVSKYYGIYKALDDVSLTIGEGEFFSLLGPSGCGKTTLLRSIAGFDVPTSGEIRIDGVPSTLLPANKRPTNMVFQNYAIFPHLDVGENVAYGLKRLRLSAVEERKRVSDALDQVRLSGLDKRKANELSGGQRQRVALARALVMRPKVLLLDEPLSALDKKLREQMQVELRSLQKAVGITFILVTHDQYEALALSDRIAVMFGGKIAQIDTPKEIYQHPRTRKVADFLGGMNFLQVKLLDDRAGSISVDTSRFGTVNLAKPQGFAVANGHVTVGIRPERLRLLWDDERASHELTGRVENRAYFGEVTYLTIGVDGLEQPLSMVETNNYGADDLPIGAEIRLAYDPDAFVLLAEDQAVSRI, from the coding sequence ATGATCTCCATCGAAAATGTCTCCAAGTACTACGGGATCTACAAGGCGCTGGACGACGTATCGCTTACGATCGGCGAAGGCGAGTTTTTCTCGCTGCTCGGCCCCTCCGGCTGCGGCAAGACCACGCTGCTTCGCTCGATTGCCGGTTTCGACGTGCCGACCAGCGGTGAAATCCGCATAGACGGCGTTCCCAGCACCTTACTCCCGGCGAACAAGCGCCCGACGAACATGGTCTTCCAGAACTATGCGATCTTCCCCCATCTCGATGTGGGCGAGAACGTCGCCTACGGCCTGAAGCGCCTGCGGCTGAGTGCTGTGGAAGAGCGCAAGCGCGTGTCCGACGCCCTCGATCAGGTGCGCCTTTCCGGCCTCGACAAGCGCAAAGCCAACGAGCTTTCCGGCGGTCAGCGCCAGCGCGTGGCACTGGCACGCGCACTCGTCATGCGCCCGAAGGTGCTTCTGCTGGACGAACCACTCTCCGCGCTCGACAAAAAGCTGCGCGAACAGATGCAGGTGGAATTGCGCAGCCTGCAGAAGGCCGTCGGCATCACCTTCATTCTCGTGACGCATGACCAGTACGAGGCACTCGCCCTTTCCGATCGCATCGCCGTCATGTTCGGCGGCAAGATCGCGCAGATCGATACGCCGAAGGAGATTTATCAGCATCCCCGGACCCGCAAGGTTGCCGACTTCCTCGGCGGCATGAATTTTCTTCAGGTAAAGCTGCTTGATGACCGCGCGGGAAGCATTTCGGTTGACACATCCCGGTTCGGCACCGTGAACCTCGCCAAGCCGCAGGGTTTTGCAGTGGCCAATGGCCATGTCACGGTCGGCATCAGGCCGGAGCGCCTGCGTCTTCTCTGGGACGATGAGCGGGCCTCGCACGAACTGACCGGGCGCGTGGAAAACCGCGCCTACTTCGGCGAGGTGACCTATCTGACGATCGGTGTCGACGGGCTGGAACAGCCGCTGTCCATGGTCGAGACGAACAACTATGGCGCCGACGACCTGCCGATCGGCGCCGAGATCCGGTTGGCATACGATCCAGACGCGTTCGTGCTGCTGGCGGAGGATCAGGCTGTTTCGCGGATATGA
- a CDS encoding ABC transporter permease, which yields MLQRIRLLPFLPVYVAVYFLFLYLPILLLPIFSFNDAATTTFPLAGFTTKWYASLWGNTVLLQAARNSLFVGVCVSLLSTILGICAARAITRYRFRGQRPATALIMAPLFLPEIIVAVSLLMIVLQLGLELSLVTVILGQVVFCVPYSMSVLVSGFEGFDRSLEEASYDLGETAFGTFRRVTLPVVAPAIVSSLLVTFTISLDEFILAFFLSGTEPTLPVYIWGQLRFAAKLPSVLALGSLMIVASVLLLTTAEVLRRRAEHRTQAALGH from the coding sequence ATGCTGCAAAGGATACGCCTCCTGCCCTTCCTGCCGGTCTATGTGGCGGTGTACTTCCTGTTCCTGTACCTGCCGATCCTGCTTTTGCCGATCTTCTCGTTCAACGATGCGGCGACGACGACATTCCCGCTCGCGGGCTTCACCACCAAGTGGTACGCGTCCCTCTGGGGCAACACCGTCCTCCTGCAGGCCGCCCGCAACAGCCTTTTCGTCGGCGTCTGCGTTTCCCTGCTCAGCACCATCCTCGGCATCTGCGCCGCGCGGGCCATCACACGCTACCGTTTTCGCGGCCAGCGTCCGGCCACCGCCCTGATCATGGCGCCACTGTTCCTGCCGGAGATCATCGTTGCCGTTTCGCTCCTGATGATCGTGCTGCAGCTCGGGCTTGAACTGTCACTCGTCACCGTGATCCTCGGGCAGGTCGTGTTCTGCGTCCCCTATTCGATGTCGGTTCTCGTTTCCGGTTTCGAAGGCTTTGACCGCAGCCTGGAGGAGGCCTCCTACGATCTCGGCGAAACCGCCTTCGGCACCTTCCGACGCGTAACGCTGCCGGTCGTTGCCCCGGCCATCGTCTCGAGCCTGCTCGTCACCTTCACCATTTCGCTCGACGAGTTCATCCTCGCCTTCTTCCTCTCCGGCACCGAACCGACACTGCCCGTCTACATCTGGGGGCAGCTACGCTTCGCCGCAAAGCTGCCGTCCGTTCTTGCGCTCGGCAGCCTCATGATCGTCGCCTCCGTGCTGCTGTTGACCACCGCCGAAGTCTTGCGCCGGCGCGCGGAACACCGCACGCAAGCAGCACTTGGACATTGA
- a CDS encoding methyltransferase domain-containing protein, whose protein sequence is MTAAGLEHEPEYDEAAIRFLEVVWGEGFLSPGGTDEVDRVLAGLDLAGKSVLDFGCGAGGISLHIARKYGPAEVVGYDVEQPVIDHARAAAVREGLSSRVRFIASPPGRLPFDDGEFDIVFSKDAMVHVQDKEWLFGELFRVLKPDGRFAASDWLISHDGEPSRDMKDYIAAEGLSFGMASPQRYLTAMTAAGFADVSAESRNAWYRETARSELDRLQGSLHAEAAAAVGEEYVAKNIRTWIAMQKVLDTGEHCPTHLRGSKPAGVSP, encoded by the coding sequence GTGACGGCGGCAGGACTGGAACACGAACCGGAGTATGACGAGGCGGCGATCCGTTTCCTCGAGGTCGTATGGGGTGAGGGGTTCCTGTCGCCAGGCGGAACGGACGAGGTGGATCGCGTTCTGGCGGGACTTGACCTTGCCGGAAAGTCCGTCCTCGATTTCGGCTGCGGCGCTGGCGGCATTTCGCTGCACATCGCCAGAAAATACGGCCCCGCCGAGGTGGTCGGCTACGACGTGGAGCAGCCGGTCATCGATCATGCGCGGGCGGCGGCGGTGCGCGAGGGGCTGTCGTCGCGCGTCCGCTTCATCGCAAGCCCGCCGGGGCGTCTGCCCTTCGACGACGGCGAGTTCGACATTGTCTTTTCCAAGGATGCGATGGTCCACGTGCAGGACAAGGAATGGCTCTTTGGCGAGCTGTTTAGGGTCTTGAAGCCGGATGGGCGGTTTGCTGCCTCCGATTGGCTGATCTCGCATGACGGGGAACCGTCCCGGGACATGAAGGACTATATTGCCGCGGAGGGCTTGAGCTTCGGCATGGCCTCGCCGCAGCGCTACCTGACGGCGATGACGGCGGCGGGATTCGCCGACGTGTCGGCGGAGAGCCGCAATGCCTGGTATCGCGAGACTGCACGCAGCGAGCTCGATCGCCTGCAAGGATCCCTTCATGCCGAGGCGGCGGCCGCGGTGGGCGAGGAATACGTCGCAAAGAACATCCGCACCTGGATTGCCATGCAGAAGGTGCTTGACACTGGCGAGCATTGTCCCACTCATCTTCGCGGCAGCAAGCCGGCCGGAGTCTCTCCGTGA
- a CDS encoding NAD(P)/FAD-dependent oxidoreductase has product MTSFDAPAKIAAYDFDAIVIGAGHNGLAAAAKLGKSGHKVLVLEAANAPGGSLRGREFAPGFRSAGLAHLVNRLDPEVARDLGLSLAAKSGPAMPTAVLDGADEPAVLRGVYGETIDGVSPADAEAFGRLRDKLVFQAGILKRFLRRPPPQFGAIGMGDISTLAAAGFGLMRKGRAEGRDFLRMLLMNVADVADEYLEDDRLKGVLAFDATLGIQLGPRSPTSLLGLYYRLTGEVNGKAGGQFIPEGGMPAVAPAFLKAAESAGVTVRCRTRVGRILADRGRACGVVLEDGAEITARIVVSAIHPKTTFLQLVDPAESDAGFVRSISHIRTAGNVAKLDLALERMPSFTGLTGRDHHGRIVIARSMEHVETAFNPAKYGEFSPDPVMEIVLPSLANQTLAPEGACTLSALIQYAPYKLKMGWDAGKPVFLKIVLDVLERHAPGIGQTIVAAELSTPADIEAEYHMPGGHWHHGELQADQLLINRPTSAASGYTTPIDGLYLASAGAHPGGGISGLAGWNAARHILSGARR; this is encoded by the coding sequence ATGACGTCATTTGATGCGCCCGCAAAGATCGCCGCTTACGACTTCGACGCGATCGTCATCGGCGCCGGCCACAATGGGCTCGCTGCGGCGGCCAAGCTCGGCAAGAGCGGACACAAGGTCCTTGTACTGGAGGCCGCCAACGCCCCGGGCGGATCGCTGCGCGGCCGCGAGTTCGCACCCGGGTTCCGCTCCGCCGGCCTCGCGCATCTGGTCAATCGGCTGGATCCCGAGGTCGCGCGCGACCTCGGCCTGTCACTCGCAGCGAAATCTGGGCCGGCCATGCCGACGGCCGTTCTCGATGGTGCAGACGAGCCGGCGGTGCTCCGCGGCGTCTATGGTGAGACGATCGACGGAGTGTCACCAGCGGACGCCGAAGCCTTCGGCAGGTTGCGAGACAAACTTGTTTTCCAGGCCGGCATTCTCAAGCGTTTCCTGCGCCGACCGCCGCCACAGTTCGGTGCGATCGGCATGGGCGACATCTCGACACTTGCCGCGGCCGGTTTCGGCCTGATGCGCAAGGGGCGCGCCGAGGGCCGCGATTTTCTCCGCATGCTCCTGATGAACGTCGCCGACGTCGCCGACGAATATCTTGAAGACGATCGGCTGAAGGGTGTGCTCGCCTTCGACGCCACGCTCGGCATTCAGCTCGGCCCGCGTTCGCCGACTTCGCTGCTCGGCCTGTATTATCGCCTGACCGGAGAAGTGAACGGCAAGGCCGGCGGCCAGTTCATTCCCGAAGGCGGCATGCCAGCCGTCGCCCCAGCCTTCCTGAAAGCGGCGGAGAGTGCAGGCGTCACCGTCCGATGCCGCACGCGCGTCGGCCGCATTCTCGCCGATCGCGGCAGGGCATGCGGCGTGGTGCTGGAAGATGGTGCAGAGATCACAGCACGCATCGTCGTCTCTGCCATTCATCCGAAAACGACGTTTCTCCAACTGGTCGACCCCGCGGAAAGCGATGCCGGCTTCGTCCGCTCGATCAGCCATATCCGCACGGCCGGCAACGTCGCAAAGCTCGATCTTGCGCTCGAGCGCATGCCGAGTTTCACCGGCCTCACCGGCCGCGACCATCATGGCCGCATCGTCATCGCGCGCTCCATGGAGCACGTGGAAACGGCCTTCAATCCGGCAAAATACGGTGAGTTCTCGCCGGATCCGGTCATGGAGATCGTGCTGCCGAGCCTTGCCAACCAAACGCTGGCACCCGAAGGCGCCTGCACACTTTCTGCACTGATCCAGTACGCGCCGTACAAGCTGAAAATGGGTTGGGACGCAGGCAAGCCCGTATTTCTGAAGATCGTTCTCGATGTTCTCGAACGCCACGCGCCAGGCATCGGCCAGACGATCGTTGCTGCCGAACTGAGCACACCCGCCGATATCGAGGCCGAGTACCATATGCCGGGAGGGCATTGGCACCATGGCGAACTGCAGGCCGACCAACTGCTGATCAACCGCCCGACAAGTGCTGCCTCCGGCTACACAACGCCGATTGACGGCCTGTATCTGGCCAGCGCCGGCGCCCACCCCGGTGGCGGAATCTCCGGACTTGCCGGATGGAACGCCGCGCGTCACATTCTTTCAGGAGCCAGACGATGA
- a CDS encoding ABC transporter permease: MISPTLLYALTLLLVPVLLVIAYSFWTQNYLEIDRTFTFENYRQALTEPIYRDLFIRSLWISLLTSAITVGFSYPIALYISFHGGVHKNLWLFLVTIPCWTSYLLRVMSWKVILGYGGVLNTGLMSAGIIDQPITSLLYNANAVVITLVHSWAAFAILPIYVSLQKIDRSLIEAARDLGDSPLRAFLRVTLPLSMPGVISAFLIVMIPTVGDYVTPKLVGGKDGVMIATAIQAQFGKGANWPLGAALSVTTMVLVSLVAAAAVLSLRFAVRRIR; encoded by the coding sequence ATGATCTCACCGACCCTGCTCTACGCGCTTACGCTTCTGCTCGTGCCGGTGCTGCTCGTTATCGCTTATAGCTTCTGGACGCAGAACTACCTCGAAATCGACCGGACCTTCACCTTCGAGAACTACCGCCAGGCACTGACGGAACCGATCTACCGCGACCTGTTCATCCGCTCCCTGTGGATCTCGCTGTTGACCAGCGCCATCACGGTCGGTTTTTCCTACCCCATCGCCTTGTACATCTCCTTCCACGGCGGCGTGCACAAGAACCTCTGGCTGTTCCTCGTCACCATCCCGTGCTGGACGAGCTACCTCCTGCGCGTGATGTCCTGGAAGGTGATCCTCGGCTATGGCGGCGTATTGAATACCGGCCTCATGTCCGCCGGCATCATCGACCAGCCGATAACTTCGCTGCTCTACAACGCCAATGCCGTCGTCATCACGCTGGTGCACAGCTGGGCGGCGTTCGCGATCCTGCCGATCTACGTCTCTCTGCAAAAGATCGACCGGTCGCTGATCGAGGCGGCGCGGGATCTGGGCGACAGCCCCTTGCGCGCCTTCCTGCGCGTCACCCTGCCGCTGTCGATGCCGGGCGTCATCTCCGCTTTCCTGATCGTGATGATCCCGACAGTCGGCGACTACGTCACGCCGAAACTCGTCGGCGGCAAGGACGGCGTGATGATTGCGACCGCCATCCAGGCGCAGTTCGGCAAGGGCGCCAACTGGCCGCTGGGCGCCGCTCTCTCGGTGACGACGATGGTGCTGGTCTCGCTGGTCGCGGCGGCCGCCGTGCTGTCGCTGCGCTTTGCCGTACGGAGGATCCGCTGA
- a CDS encoding extracellular solute-binding protein, whose amino-acid sequence MSTSNSARNLVTAAFAAVLALSTAMPAIAGDSLTVFDWSGYEDPAFRPAYSEKHSTEPDYSFFGDEEEAFQKLRSGFKADISHPCSQSVVKWREAGLLQPLDTSKLKYWNDVLPGFKTMKDLMTSADGTAWLLPFEWGNTVVTYRTDTIKPEEIESLRAFADPKFKDRVSIGDNVDDAYALASLAIGVKDWTKMTDEQFKEASDFLRQVHQNVRLYWTDNTELSQAMASGEVDLAWAWNETATTLQADSVPVAIKRDTKEGLSTWVCGFVHLKGGEGNDENVYDYLNAVTDPAVAKYMVEAWGYGHSNAKGMAAVDPAMLQEKGYGDTDKFVANTLFQSPMPTELRQKMIAEFEKIKSGY is encoded by the coding sequence ATGAGCACTTCGAACAGCGCCAGAAACCTGGTCACCGCGGCCTTCGCCGCAGTCCTTGCACTCTCCACCGCCATGCCGGCGATTGCCGGCGATAGCCTTACAGTCTTCGATTGGTCGGGCTACGAGGATCCGGCATTCCGCCCGGCCTATTCGGAGAAACATAGCACCGAGCCCGACTACAGCTTCTTCGGTGACGAGGAGGAGGCGTTCCAGAAGCTGCGTTCCGGCTTCAAGGCGGATATCAGCCATCCCTGTTCGCAGAGTGTCGTGAAATGGCGCGAGGCGGGCCTTCTGCAGCCGCTGGACACCTCGAAGCTCAAATACTGGAACGACGTTCTGCCGGGTTTCAAGACGATGAAGGACCTGATGACCTCGGCTGACGGGACGGCCTGGCTGCTGCCGTTCGAATGGGGCAATACGGTGGTCACCTATCGTACGGACACGATCAAGCCGGAGGAGATCGAGTCTCTCAGAGCCTTCGCTGATCCGAAATTCAAGGACCGGGTTTCCATCGGCGACAATGTCGATGATGCCTATGCGCTTGCCAGTCTCGCAATCGGTGTGAAGGACTGGACAAAGATGACCGACGAGCAGTTCAAGGAGGCATCCGACTTCCTGCGGCAGGTGCATCAGAATGTCCGTCTTTACTGGACCGACAACACCGAGCTCAGTCAGGCGATGGCGAGCGGCGAGGTCGATCTCGCCTGGGCGTGGAACGAGACCGCCACGACGCTCCAGGCCGACAGTGTCCCGGTCGCGATCAAGAGGGATACGAAGGAGGGGCTTTCGACCTGGGTTTGCGGCTTCGTTCACCTGAAGGGCGGCGAGGGCAATGATGAGAACGTCTATGACTACCTCAACGCCGTTACCGACCCCGCCGTCGCGAAATACATGGTGGAGGCGTGGGGTTACGGTCACTCCAACGCAAAGGGCATGGCAGCGGTCGACCCTGCAATGCTGCAGGAGAAGGGCTACGGCGACACCGACAAGTTCGTGGCCAACACGTTGTTCCAGTCGCCGATGCCAACGGAGCTGCGGCAGAAGATGATTGCGGAGTTCGAGAAGATCAAGTCGGGCTATTGA
- a CDS encoding TetR family transcriptional regulator C-terminal domain-containing protein, translated as MRTAVKMRAGAAQKDVTEIEKKGRKASKETRRQQLIEATIDSLAKRGYAETTLADVADGAGLSRGIVNFHFESKENLLIATLQYMADEYANHWSSALEKAGDRTADRLWALVAADFDRKICTKRKLAAWCAFWGEAKSRPTYQALCGARDVKYQETVISLCAALKQEGGYEYVPETMALAVCATLEGLWLRLMMGDGTTRENALAAAIEAIVAIFPKHIARNGPK; from the coding sequence ATGAGAACGGCGGTGAAGATGCGGGCTGGCGCAGCGCAGAAGGACGTAACAGAAATCGAGAAGAAGGGCCGCAAGGCCTCCAAGGAGACAAGGCGACAGCAGCTGATCGAGGCGACGATCGATTCGCTAGCCAAGCGCGGCTATGCCGAGACGACGCTTGCGGACGTCGCTGACGGGGCAGGCCTTTCGCGCGGGATCGTCAATTTCCATTTCGAGAGCAAGGAAAACCTGCTCATCGCGACGCTGCAATACATGGCGGACGAGTACGCCAACCACTGGAGTTCGGCGCTGGAAAAGGCTGGCGATCGCACGGCCGACCGGCTCTGGGCGCTCGTTGCGGCCGACTTCGATCGCAAAATCTGTACCAAGCGCAAGCTTGCCGCCTGGTGCGCCTTCTGGGGGGAGGCGAAGTCCCGGCCGACCTATCAGGCACTCTGCGGCGCGCGCGACGTGAAATACCAGGAAACCGTCATCTCGCTTTGTGCTGCCCTCAAGCAAGAGGGTGGCTACGAGTATGTGCCCGAAACGATGGCGCTTGCCGTCTGCGCGACGCTCGAGGGCCTCTGGCTTCGCCTGATGATGGGCGACGGAACGACGCGCGAAAACGCGCTTGCGGCCGCCATCGAGGCGATCGTTGCGATTTTCCCGAAGCACATTGCGCGCAACGGACCCAAATAA